A genomic stretch from Pochonia chlamydosporia 170 chromosome 4, whole genome shotgun sequence includes:
- a CDS encoding DNA excision repair protein (rad2) (similar to Coccidioides immitis RS XP_001240880.1) codes for MGVNGLWTVVQPCARPTNLATLNRKRLAVDASIWIYQFLKAVRDKEGNALRNSHVVGFFRRICKLLWFGIQPVFVFDGGAPALKRATIQKRQRRREGRRDDAVRTAGKLLAVQMQRIAVEEEERRKRADNSDFAAREEEALREEIPDPSKIAYVDEIGMTQKEKMQSRRFHKQDAYHLPELDGGIASMAKPDDPRIMSIEELEEYARQFHNGEDINLYDFSKIDFDGDFFKSLPPPDRYNILNAARLRSRLRMGLSKDQLDDMFPDRMAFSRFQIERVKERNHLTQRLMYEVGMTGTDLTLGVNARVAGEKDREYILVKNDGVEGGWALGVVSKEKDMGEAHKPIDVDAIQVQYQTKDEQDAEEEDDDDFEDVPIEGLNRLPKPAPFSTAASLQAAQEIAARRQQYYSGRKDRSVEGEDGEDSLFVGGNTGETLPVNETTGEEALHPEEEDDLNRAIAMSLKNQHELDNESENDEPFEDVPVNQPEWAQKAVDAPRPIIGKGGSMIAHIVNNRANASVPKRKEEKDTADSDSEDDMQTLLAKSRVTKRAQPKPVFENKKNPFDGPLPFPKLDWGSSLFSKRPAERDTNNDVGASAGIIGDKTAEDDMAGGFVVDKQADDEPAPLPPWLANDTDIRDSLKKQQDIEREINAEDKMEAEEEERLRRKEFNDRLIEIDSSSDDGSDIQIIEIPPSPTPVPAVLDGDETRGKEEGDDEALATSESPEPEFEDVQTPQPSREVDTTELHKDSESPEPVFENVPPAEASSRTPMKVSLNNTSSSPIFEDVPAMGAQVSNAANATTDPDDPFADLEYDEFSDPEDEALMAQMAEEAEEHARFASELNNKSAEQNREDYEKELRQLRNQQKKDRRDADEVTQVMITECQALLRLFGIPYITAPMEAEAQCAELVTLGIVDGIVTDDSDTFLFGGTRVYKNMFNSNKFVECYISSDLEKELSLSRDQMISLAQLLGSDYTEGLPGVGPVTAVEILSEFPGKTGLENFREWWTAVQSQSRPKEADASSPFRKKFRKAQATKLFLPPGFPNPAVYDAYLHPEVDDSAEPFQWGVPDLEGLRRFLTATIGWSKERTDEVLVPVIRDMNKRDIEGTQSNITRYFGGGVGVGAKEAFAPRANKVKGSKRMAAAVEKLRANVGDESGEGSSKRRRRDLVDE; via the coding sequence ATGGGTGTGAACGGCCTCTGGACCGTGGTGCAACCATGCGCACGCCCAACCAATCTTGCAACTCTCAATCGCAAGCGCCTTGCCGTCGATGCCTCCATCTGGATATACCAATTTCTCAAGGCGGTCCGTGACAAAGAGGGCAATGCGCTGCGCAACTCCCACGTCGTCGGCTTCTTTCGTCGCATCTGCAAGCTGTTATGGTTTGGCATCCAGCccgtcttcgtctttgaCGGAGGCGCACCGGCGCTCAAGAGAGCCACCATCCAGAAGCGGCAGAGAAGACGTGAGGGTCGGAGAGATGATGCCGTTCGAACTGCAGGAAAGCTTCTAGCCGTGCAGATGCAGCGAAtcgctgttgaagaagaggagaggcGAAAGCGAGCAGACAATAGTGACTTTGCAGCAAGAGAGGAGGAAGCCTTGCGTGAAGAAATTCCCGACCCCAGTAAAATTGCCTACGTCGATGAGATTGGCATGAcgcaaaaggaaaagatgCAGTCCCGGCGCTTTCATAAGCAGGATGCCTATCATCTTCCGGAACTCGATGGCGGTATCGCATCCATGGCTAAACCAGATGATCCACGAATTATGAGCATCGAGGAATTAGAAGAGTATGCGCGACAGTTTCACAACGGCGAGGACATCAACCTCTATGATTTTAGCAAGATTGATTTCGATGGTGACTTTTTTAAGAGCCTGCCGCCTCCTGACCGCTACAACATATTGAATGCAGCCAGATTGAGGAGCAGGCTTAGAATGGGTCTTAGCAAGGATCAGTTAGACGACATGTTTCCTGATCGTATGGCATTCTCCAGATTTCAAATTGAACGAGTCAAGGAGAGAAACCACCTCACACAGAGGCTGATGTATGAGGTTGGCATGACAGGTACAGACTTGACGCTTGGTGTCAATGCTCGTGTTGCGGGAGAGAAGGATCGTGAGTACATTTTGGTGAAAAATGACGGCGTGGAAGGTGGATGGGCATTGGGTGTCGTCAGCAAGGAAAAGGACATGGGTGAAGCCCATAAGCCTATTGACGTCGATGCTATTCAGGTTCAGTATCAGACCAAGGACGAACAAgacgccgaggaagaagacgatgatgattttGAGGACGTCCCCATTGAAGGATTGAATCGACTACCGAAGCCGGCGCCTTTTTCCACAGCCGCAAGCTTACAGGCCGCTCAGGAGATTGCTGCGCGAAGGCAACAATATTACAGTGGTCGGAAGGATCGGTCAGtagaaggagaagatggtgaGGACTCGCTGTTCGTTGGGGGAAATACGGGAGAGACCCTCCCTGTTAATGAGACGACCGGGGAGGAGGCTCTACATcctgaggaggaagacgattTGAACCGGGCCATTGCCATGTCTCTCAAAAACCAGCACGAGCTCGACAATGAGTCTGAGAATGACGAGCCATTCGAAGACGTGCCTGTAAATCAACCGGAATGGGCACAAAAAGCTGTCGATGCGCCAAGACCCATTATTGGCAAAGGGGGGTCCATGATCGCTCACATCGTGAATAATCGAGCAAATGCCTCTGTGCCGAAGCGCAAGGAGGAAAAGGATACAGCCGACAGCGACAGCGAGGACGACATGCAGACCTTGCTGGCCAAGTCACGAGTGACTAAACGAGCTCAGCCGAAACCTGTCTttgagaacaagaaaaatCCATTTGATGGGCCACTGCCGTTTCCAAAACTAGACTGGGGTTCATCTCTGTTTTCGAAACGTCCCGCAGAGAGAGACACCAACAACGATGTTGGTGCCAGTGCTGGCATAATAGGTGACAAGACTGCTGAGGATGACATGGCTGGCGGGTTCGTGGTCGACAAGCAGGCTGACGATGAACCCGCTCCATTACCTCCTTGGCTAGCCAATGATACGGATATAAGAGACTCTCTGAAAAAACAACAAGATATAGAGCGGGAGATTAATGCAGAGGACAAAAtggaggctgaggaggaagaaCGCCTTCGACGGAAAGAGTTCAATGACAGGTTGATTGAGATCGATTCGTCTTCTGATGATGGCAGTGATATTCAGATTATTGAGATTCCTCCCTCACCAACACCCGTCCCAGCTGttctggatggtgatgagaccAGGGGCAaagaggagggagatgatgaggcTTTGGCGACATCAGAGTCGCCGGAGCCAGAGTTTGAAGATGtccaaactcctcaaccCTCCAGAGAAGTCGACACAACTGAACTACACAAGGACTCGGAGTCCCCAGAGCCGGTTTTTGAAAACGTTCCCCCAGCAGAAGCCTCCAGTAGGACTCCAATGAAAGTAAGCCTCAATAATACCTCGTCATCTCCCATATTTGAGGATGTGCCAGCAATGGGTGCGCAAGTGTCAAACGCCGCCAACGCCACTACTGATCCCGATGATCCCTTTGCGGACCTCGAATACGATGAATTCAGTGACCCTGAAGACGAGGCACTCATGGCTCAAATGGCCGAAGAAGCCGAAGAACATGCTCGTTTCGCCAGCGAACTCAACAACAAGTCTGCAGAGCAGAATCGGGAAGACTACGAAAAGGAGCTGCGGCAACTTCGCAACCAACAGAAGAAAGATCGACGCGATGCAGACGAAGTCACGCAAGTCATGATTACCGAATGTCAAGCTCTGCTCCGACTCTTTGGCATTCCCTACATCACAGCCCCCATGGAGGCTGAAGCCCAGTGTGCAGAGCTCGTGACGCTAGGAATAGTGGATGGAATTGTCACGGATGACTCTGATACATTCCTCTTTGGAGGCACCAGGGTGTACAAGAACATGTTTAACAGCAACAAGTTCGTAGAGTGCTACATCAGCAGCGACTTGGAAAAGGAGCTATCCCTCTCTCGAGATCAAATGATCTCACTCGCACAACTACTGGGGTCCGATTACACCGAGGGCCTACCCGGTGTTGGACCCGTCACCGCCGTCGAAATTTTATCAGAATTCCCTGGGAAAACTGGTCTAGAAAACTTCCGCGAGTGGTGGACCGCTGTGCAGTCACAGTCCCGTCCCAAAGAGGCAGATGCCTCGTCGCCGTTTCGCAAGAAATTCCGCAAGGCACAAGCCACCAAACTTTTTCTGCCACCGGGGTTCCCTAACCCTGCTGTCTACGACGCGTACTTACATCCCGAAGTGGATGATTCGGCTGAGCCGTTTCAATGGGGTGTCCCTGATTTAGAAGGGCTGCGAAGATTCCTCACGGCGACTATTGGATGGAGCAAAGAGCGGACTGACGAGGTGTTGGTCCCCGTGATAAGAGATATGAATAAGCGGGATATTGAAGGAACGCAGAGCAATATCACGAGGTattttggcggtggtgtaGGTGTTGGTGCGAAGGAGGCGTTTGCTCCGAGGGCGAATAAGGTCAAGGGGAGTAAGAGGATGGCGGCTGCGGTTGAGAAATTGAGGGCCAATGTGGGAGACGAGTCTGGAGAGGGCTCGAGtaagaggaggagaagggaCCTTGTTGATGAGTAG
- a CDS encoding bZIP transcription factor domain-containing protein yields the protein MATGAVLSVGQVDQGKVDIPTPDLTSGTSIESDTYPFDDFTLNSRQLDPNFAFSAHPKYLSPALLGQFGGNSLVQNTWDNGPSLSQLKPDENEHATASLESPINKSPHEALPENRTRKSKPKRGRTVETTTVKKNEPRTRRKKPSAKASAQSQAVRKEDRRENMLERNRVAASKCRSRKKIWTENLEEKKSRLQKLHGELMADYWRLLQESSLLKSMIISHAGCHEPNIDMWIKFETSPHIGKSGATSQAATGSQSLNERGDSASLCGTSSFGGDRTEMLHISDVSEGEESEGQHGLDEDEVDTM from the exons atggcgacGGGGGCAGTGCTTTCTGTCGGACAAGTCGACCAAGGCAAAGTCGACATCCCAACCCCGGATCTCACTAGCGGCACGTCCATTGAGTCTGACACATATCCCTTCGACGACTTTACACTGAACTCACGACAGCTGGATCCAAATTTTGCGTTTTCAGCACATCCAAAATATCTTTCACCAGCTCTTCTAGGCCAGTTTGGTGGAAACTCGTTGGTCCAGAACACATGGGACAATGGACCTTCTCTATCACAATTGAAGCCCGACGAGAACGAACATGCGACAGCATCACTGGAATCACCCATCAACAAGAGCCCACATGAAGCATTACCGGAAAACCGGACAAGGAAAAGTAAGCCAAAGCGAGGGCGGACCGTAGAGACTACCACCGTCAAGAAAAATGAGCCCCGAACCCGACGCAAGAAACCTTCAGCAAAAGCCTCTGCTCAAAGTCAAGCCGTAAGAAAAGAGGATCGGCGCGAAAATATGCTGGAGAGGAATCGAGTGGCAGCGTCGAAATGCAGAAGCCGTAAGAAAATATGGACTGAAAACCTGGAGGAGAAAAAGAGTCGGTTGCAGAAGCTGCACGGTGAACTCATGGCCGATTACTGGCGTCTCTTGCAGGAGTCTTCCCTGCTTAAAAGCATGATTATTAGTCATGCAGGATGTCACGAACCAAATATTGATATGTGGATAAAGTTTGAAACTTCACCGCATATCGGAAAGTCGGGTGCGACTTCACAAGCTGCGACAGGTTCGCAGTCTTTGAATGAGAGAGGAG ATTCTGCATCTCTGTGCGGTACCTCATCGTTTGGTGGCGATAGGACGGAAATGTTACATATTTCAGATGTTTCTGAGGGAGAAGAATCAGAGGGGCAACATGGCTTagacgaagatgaggtcgATACTATGTAA
- a CDS encoding rds1 protein (similar to Fusarium graminearum PH-1 XP_011321752.1), producing MAAMTEMLRTTALLILLGLSEAVPFAPQAQTTVHSEETPAPMVIPETNVTSHGPYTGPPPTTIGALSNTVLGPSIPALPPAPDAEYIDFNQNLTRWGEAGVYGFLPHLNSGPAEQMLLQSITIEARQQLIFRQFGGQFPMPEWHTPGIPQSWAWTLLAPYISSCPYNQTRLAWQNFPALHILNQPNPARINGSDVWNETTGGWSNTLSTANISKAELCVNATDKTMDCGAAISQNRSMPLSYPGRQVFLKWDKPRQLVGPNNSYVTTTNVVKPKFAAWVSQLNVTYSPLMNVSTADNTAYTIQPNVSTWAGDPAINGTMFLALTDSDLYVTPYNLTMINPHVGALAVYQAG from the exons atggcggccatgacaGAAATGCTTCGCACCACAGCCTTGCTCATATTGCTGGGCTTGTCTGAAGCCGTGCCGTTCGCACCTCAGGCTCAGACTACTGTTCATTCTGAAGAAACGCCGGCTCCAATGGTTATTCCTGAAACGAATGTTACCTCTCATGGGCCCTACACAGGACCACCTCCAACCACGATCGGAGCACTCTCAAATACTGTCCTTGGGCCATCGATTCCCGCCTTGCCACCGGCCCCGGATGC GGAGTATATTGACTTCAACCAAAATCTCACTCGATGGGGTGAAGCCGGTGTATACGGCTTCCTCCCACATCTCAACTCCGGACCGGCCGAGCAAATGCTCCTCCAAAGCATCACGATTGAGGCTCGCCAGCAGTTAATCTTCCGCCAGTTCGGAGGGCAATTCCCCATGCCCGAGTGGCACACTCCCGGTATTCCTCAAAGCTGGGCGTGGACACTCCTAGCACCATACATCTCCAGCTGCCCCTATAACCAGACCCGTTTGGCGTGGCAGAACTTTCCGGCATTGCACATTCTGAACCAACCGAATCCGGCGCGCATCAACGGCTCAGATGTGTGGAATGAAACTACGGGAGGATGGAGCAACACTCTTTCTACGGCCAATATCTCCAAGGCAGAGCTGTGCGTGAATGCTACGGATAAGACGATGGACTGTGGCGCTGCTATTAGCCAGAATCGGAGTATGCCTTTGTCATATCCTGGCCGGCAGGTATTCTTGAAGTGGGATAAACCTAGACAACTTGTTGGACCGAATAACAGCTATGTTACGACGACAAATGTTGTTAAGCCCAAGTTTGCTGCTTGGGTGTCACAGCTGAATGTTACGTATTCGCCGCTTATGAATGTGAGCACCGCGGATAACACGGCTTACACTATTCAACCTAATGTATCGACATGGGCTGGAGATCCTGCTATAAATGGCACAATGTTCCTTGCCTTGACGGATAGCGATCTCTAcgttactccgtacaatcTTACGATGATCAATCCTCATGTTGGAGCGCTTGCCGTCTACCAGGCTGGCTAG